A genomic segment from Actinomyces lilanjuaniae encodes:
- a CDS encoding ATP-binding protein, which yields MLYPSAHVRVLRYNRNERGVGRALTVEEEADVRCEGAVSDQIARAAEAIEALAPRRRALTDSGRFEPTTIIPRDAWLEGLVNAVVHRSYSIGGDHVRVEIFPNRIEITSPGRFPGLADPADPESISRHARNPRIARVCADLGITQELGEGIRRIFAEMRRVGLSEPVYQQAPEAVRLTLLASSTVPESVAHQVGPSAMRILDALRLAQRPLGTGQVVELVGMARPTVLRHLAALRDAGLVVWEGESPRDPRATWRVV from the coding sequence ATGCTCTACCCCAGTGCCCACGTCCGGGTCCTCAGGTACAACCGTAATGAGCGTGGCGTGGGGCGTGCGCTCACGGTCGAGGAGGAGGCCGATGTGCGGTGCGAGGGCGCGGTCTCGGACCAGATAGCACGGGCTGCGGAGGCGATTGAGGCACTGGCGCCTCGGCGTCGTGCCCTGACCGACTCGGGACGTTTCGAGCCGACCACTATCATTCCCAGGGACGCGTGGTTGGAGGGGCTGGTCAACGCCGTCGTGCACCGGTCCTACAGCATCGGTGGGGACCACGTACGTGTTGAGATCTTCCCCAACCGTATCGAGATCACCAGCCCGGGAAGGTTCCCGGGTCTCGCGGACCCAGCCGACCCGGAGTCGATCAGCCGCCACGCGCGTAATCCGCGTATTGCACGGGTCTGTGCGGACCTGGGGATCACACAGGAGCTGGGAGAGGGGATCAGGCGTATCTTTGCCGAGATGCGGCGGGTGGGACTGTCTGAGCCCGTCTACCAGCAGGCGCCCGAGGCGGTGCGGTTGACGCTGCTGGCCAGTAGCACGGTTCCCGAGAGCGTTGCTCATCAGGTGGGACCGAGCGCGATGAGGATCCTTGACGCGCTCCGGCTAGCACAGCGGCCGCTGGGGACTGGGCAGGTGGTTGAGCTGGTCGGGATGGCCCGGCCGACGGTGCTGCGCCATCTTGCTGCGCTTCGCGACGCAGGGCTGGTGGTGTGGGAAGGAGAGAGCCCACGAGACCCGCGGGCGACCTGGAGGGTGGTCTAG
- a CDS encoding helix-turn-helix domain-containing protein, which translates to MFPVAVDQALSLSADDAASRLLALPEDQWFERKSGAVRPQDLAAPLVAMANAEGGVVVAGLHGGQVVPVSDKAANALRQELE; encoded by the coding sequence ATGTTCCCTGTGGCGGTTGATCAGGCACTCAGCCTGTCGGCAGATGATGCGGCCTCCCGGCTGCTGGCACTGCCCGAGGACCAGTGGTTTGAGCGCAAGTCTGGCGCGGTCAGGCCTCAGGACCTTGCCGCACCCCTGGTTGCTATGGCTAATGCCGAGGGAGGCGTCGTGGTCGCTGGTCTTCACGGCGGGCAGGTTGTCCCGGTGAGCGACAAGGCGGCAAACGCGCTGCGGCAGGAGCTGGAGTAG
- a CDS encoding ABC transporter ATP-binding protein, with protein sequence MLLRLLRTFLRPYTPLLAGVLVLQFAQVMATLFLPTLNADIIDRGVATGDTAYIWRVGALMLAVSLAQGACSVAATWLAARSAMGMGRDLRGRIFERVSSFSEREVSAFGAGSLITRNTNDVQQVQMLVLMSCTMLVTAPVMAVGGVVMAVSRAPSLSWIIAVSVSVLLVIAVLIVRQMIPLFRSYQERLDAINRVLREQLTGIRVIRAFVREEAERRRFESANHDIAWVGERVGRLFVTLFPLVMLVLDVSVTAVIWFGGRQVEQGQVEVGTLVAFMAYLMQILTGIMMAGFMSVMIPRAAVCAERISDVLGTDPTLTVAPGAATSFPSPGTVEMRGVFFRYPDAEESVLEDVSFTAQPGTTTAVVGSTGSGKSTVVSLLTRLADVSQGQVLIGGVDVRQADPEALWRQLGLVPQKAFLFAGTVASNLRLGREEATDEELWAALEVAQAKEFVENMEGGLEAPIAQGGTNVSGGQRQRLAIARALVRRPGVLLFDDSFSALDVATDARLRAALGPATLGVTKIVVAQRVSTVTDADQILVLDSGRLVARGTHAELLDSSEIYREIVTSQLGQEAAA encoded by the coding sequence ATGCTTCTTCGACTCCTACGTACCTTCCTGCGCCCCTACACGCCTCTGCTCGCGGGCGTCCTGGTACTCCAGTTCGCCCAGGTCATGGCCACCCTGTTCCTGCCCACCCTCAACGCCGACATCATCGACCGGGGGGTGGCCACGGGCGACACCGCCTACATCTGGCGCGTCGGCGCCCTCATGCTGGCGGTCAGCCTGGCGCAGGGCGCCTGCTCGGTGGCGGCCACCTGGCTGGCGGCCCGCTCCGCCATGGGGATGGGCCGCGACCTGCGGGGCAGGATATTCGAGCGGGTGAGCAGCTTCTCGGAGCGGGAGGTCTCCGCCTTCGGGGCGGGCTCCCTCATCACCCGTAACACAAACGACGTCCAGCAGGTGCAGATGCTGGTCCTCATGAGCTGCACCATGCTGGTGACGGCTCCGGTCATGGCGGTGGGCGGCGTCGTCATGGCGGTCAGCCGGGCACCGTCGCTGTCGTGGATCATCGCGGTGAGCGTGTCGGTGCTGCTGGTGATCGCCGTCCTCATCGTGCGCCAGATGATCCCTCTGTTCCGCTCCTACCAGGAGCGCCTGGACGCCATCAACCGGGTCCTGCGCGAGCAGCTCACCGGCATCCGGGTCATCCGGGCCTTTGTGCGTGAGGAGGCGGAGAGGCGGCGGTTCGAGTCCGCCAACCACGACATCGCCTGGGTGGGTGAGCGGGTCGGGCGCCTGTTCGTCACCCTGTTCCCCCTGGTCATGCTGGTCCTGGACGTCTCAGTCACCGCGGTCATCTGGTTCGGCGGCCGCCAGGTGGAGCAGGGGCAGGTCGAGGTCGGCACCCTGGTGGCCTTCATGGCCTACCTCATGCAGATCCTCACCGGCATCATGATGGCGGGCTTCATGAGCGTCATGATCCCGCGGGCCGCCGTGTGCGCCGAGCGCATCAGCGACGTCCTGGGCACCGACCCCACCCTGACGGTCGCCCCCGGTGCCGCCACCTCCTTCCCCTCACCGGGGACAGTAGAGATGCGAGGCGTCTTCTTCCGCTACCCCGACGCCGAGGAGAGCGTCCTGGAGGACGTCAGCTTCACCGCGCAGCCGGGGACGACGACGGCGGTGGTCGGCTCCACCGGCTCGGGTAAGTCCACCGTCGTGTCCCTGCTGACACGCCTGGCCGACGTCTCCCAGGGCCAGGTGCTCATCGGCGGGGTGGATGTGCGCCAGGCCGACCCGGAGGCCCTGTGGCGCCAGCTGGGCCTGGTGCCTCAGAAGGCCTTCCTATTCGCGGGGACCGTCGCCTCCAACCTGCGCCTGGGCCGGGAGGAGGCCACCGACGAGGAGCTGTGGGCGGCCCTGGAGGTCGCCCAGGCCAAGGAATTCGTCGAGAACATGGAGGGCGGCCTTGAGGCCCCGATCGCCCAGGGCGGCACCAACGTCTCCGGAGGCCAGCGCCAGCGCCTGGCCATCGCCCGCGCCCTGGTGCGCCGTCCGGGAGTTCTTCTCTTCGACGACTCCTTCTCCGCCCTGGACGTGGCCACCGACGCCCGGCTGCGGGCGGCCCTGGGGCCGGCCACCCTCGGGGTCACCAAGATCGTCGTGGCCCAGCGGGTCTCCACCGTCACCGACGCCGACCAGATCCTGGTCCTGGACTCGGGGCGCCTGGTAGCCCGGGGCACGCACGCCGAGCTGCTGGACAGCTCGGAGATCTATCGTGAGATCGTCACCTCCCAGCTGGGACAGGAGGCAGCCGCATGA
- a CDS encoding ABC transporter ATP-binding protein — translation MTTPHSATEPSVPSSPQEADLGEQEVELAAQTQASSDDWSAGPPPGRAQAFWPSFTRMLGLLTAYKGTLVVVVTTSVVAVVLSVAAPRVLGEATNVIFEGVVSLIMPEGSTREQAVATLRERGMDDLAAMVETMEVTPGAGIDFSRLGQILLLVLALYVGSAFLMWLQGFLLNRITITSMYRLRAQVEHKIHHLPLSHFDRVQRGELLSRVTNDVDNITNTLQQSLSGAVTSILTVVGVLAMMLSISWRLALVAMIMVPLMGAVFGVIGPRSQKAFTHQWARTGRLNTRVEESFSGHALVRVYGRTDSVRDAFAQENEELYRSALRAQFLSGIMMPLMLFISNLSYVAVAVVGGFMVASGSLRLGDVQAFIQYSQQFSQPLGELGGMATAVQSGTASAERVFNLLDAEEERPDRPAAQTAKTAGSVTRAGENGEAGRSGTIVMEHVRFSYSPDTELIRDLSLQVEPGQTVAIVGPTGAGKTTLVNLLMRFYEVDGGRILLDGQDTAAMTRQEVRRRTGMVLQDPWLFEGTVRDNIRYGRPDATDEQVEAAARACYADHIIRALPQGYDTVLEEDAANISAGERQLLTIARAFVADPSVLILDEATSSVDTRTELLVQQAMNALRQGRTSFIIAHRLSTIRDADTILVMEHGDIVEQGGHAELLERGGAYARLYAAQLSQ, via the coding sequence ATGACCACCCCCCACAGCGCCACTGAGCCCTCTGTACCCTCCAGCCCGCAGGAGGCTGACCTGGGCGAGCAGGAGGTCGAGCTGGCCGCCCAGACCCAGGCCTCCTCCGACGACTGGTCCGCAGGCCCGCCCCCGGGCCGCGCCCAGGCCTTCTGGCCCTCCTTCACCCGGATGCTGGGCCTGCTCACCGCTTACAAGGGCACGCTGGTGGTTGTCGTGACCACCAGCGTCGTGGCGGTCGTGCTGTCGGTGGCCGCCCCCAGGGTCCTGGGCGAGGCCACCAACGTCATCTTCGAGGGCGTGGTCTCCCTGATAATGCCGGAAGGCTCCACCCGGGAGCAGGCCGTGGCCACCTTGCGGGAGCGGGGCATGGACGACCTGGCCGCCATGGTGGAGACCATGGAGGTCACTCCCGGAGCGGGGATCGACTTCTCCCGGCTGGGCCAGATCCTGCTGCTGGTGCTGGCGCTCTACGTCGGCTCTGCCTTCCTCATGTGGTTGCAGGGCTTCCTGCTCAACCGCATCACTATCACCTCCATGTACCGGCTGCGCGCCCAGGTGGAGCACAAGATCCACCACCTGCCCCTGAGCCACTTCGACCGCGTCCAGCGCGGGGAGCTCCTCAGCCGGGTCACCAACGACGTCGACAACATCACCAACACCCTCCAGCAGTCCCTGTCCGGGGCGGTGACCTCGATCCTCACTGTCGTAGGCGTCCTGGCGATGATGCTGTCCATCTCCTGGCGGCTGGCGCTGGTGGCCATGATCATGGTCCCGCTCATGGGGGCGGTCTTCGGCGTCATCGGCCCGCGCTCCCAGAAGGCCTTCACCCACCAGTGGGCTCGCACCGGGCGCCTCAACACACGCGTGGAGGAGTCCTTCTCCGGCCACGCCCTGGTGCGCGTCTACGGGCGCACCGACTCCGTGCGCGATGCCTTCGCCCAGGAGAACGAGGAGCTCTACCGCTCAGCCCTGCGCGCTCAGTTCCTCTCCGGGATCATGATGCCGCTCATGCTGTTCATCTCTAACCTGTCCTACGTGGCCGTGGCCGTGGTCGGCGGGTTCATGGTGGCCTCGGGCAGCCTGCGGCTGGGTGATGTCCAGGCCTTCATCCAGTACTCCCAGCAGTTCTCCCAGCCCCTGGGCGAGCTGGGGGGCATGGCCACGGCCGTCCAGTCGGGCACCGCCTCCGCAGAGCGAGTCTTCAACCTGCTCGACGCCGAGGAGGAGCGCCCTGACCGCCCCGCCGCCCAGACAGCTAAGACCGCTGGCAGCGTGACGCGGGCCGGGGAGAACGGCGAGGCGGGCCGCAGCGGCACCATCGTCATGGAGCACGTGCGCTTCTCCTACTCTCCCGACACCGAGCTCATCCGCGACCTGTCCCTGCAGGTGGAGCCGGGGCAGACCGTGGCGATCGTCGGCCCCACCGGGGCGGGCAAGACCACGCTGGTCAACCTGCTCATGCGCTTCTACGAGGTGGACGGCGGCCGCATCCTCCTGGACGGGCAGGACACCGCCGCCATGACCCGCCAGGAGGTGCGCCGTCGTACCGGCATGGTCCTACAGGACCCGTGGCTGTTCGAGGGGACCGTGCGGGACAACATCCGCTACGGCCGCCCCGACGCCACCGACGAGCAGGTGGAGGCCGCCGCCCGGGCCTGCTACGCCGACCACATCATCCGTGCCCTGCCGCAGGGCTACGACACGGTCCTGGAGGAGGACGCGGCCAACATCTCCGCCGGGGAGCGCCAGCTGCTGACGATCGCGCGCGCCTTCGTGGCCGACCCCTCCGTCCTCATCCTGGACGAGGCCACCAGCTCGGTGGACACACGCACCGAGCTGCTGGTCCAGCAGGCCATGAACGCCCTGCGCCAGGGCCGGACCAGCTTCATCATCGCCCACCGCCT